A single region of the Silene latifolia isolate original U9 population chromosome 8, ASM4854445v1, whole genome shotgun sequence genome encodes:
- the LOC141594989 gene encoding GDSL esterase/lipase At5g03980-like, translated as MGVQSPGTKSSLSVQLAWFRSHLRDTCLNLPECRERISNSLILIETGGNDFNHALLQNKPMSDVYPMVPRVVSAITDAATELINLGAKRIFIPGNFPIGCLPVYLATFQTADVTKYDRMHCLKDLNSFARFQNDQLQHAIKALREQHPDVRIVYGDYYSALSWLLENAGHFGFDLARRQTACCGSNVNVYNFNLRNMCGSEGTHVCSDPHRRVSWDGIHMTQRAYRYMAQWLLRNSFHGLLE; from the coding sequence ATGGGTgttcaatcccccggcaccaaAAGTTCCCTGTCTGTACAGCTGGCCTGGTTTAGGTCCCATCTTCGTGATACCTGCTTGAATCTACCTGAATGCCGAGAAAGGATCAGTAACTCGCTTATATTAATCGAGACAGGTGGCAATGACTTCAACCATGCCTTACTCCAAAACAAACCAATGTCTGATGTCTACCCAATGGTCCCAAGGGTGGTCTCCGCCATCACAGATGCTGCTACAGAACTCATCAATCTTGGTGCAAAGCGGATTTTTATCCCCGGAAATTTCCCAATTGGTTGTTTACCAGTTTATTTAGCAACCTTCCAAACCGCAGATGTTACTAAATATGACAGGATGCACTGCCTCAAAGACTTGAACTCCTTTGCCAGGTTTCAAAACGATCAACTACAACATGCTATCAAGGCTCTTCGAGAACAACACCCTGATGTGCGTATCGTTTATGGTGACTACTACTCGGCATTGAGTTGGCTTCTCGAAAATGCTGGTCACTTTGGTTTTGACTTAGCCAGACGTCAAACCGCGTGTTGTGGATCTAATGTTAACGTCTATAATTTTAATCTGAGAAATATGTGTGGAAGTGAAGGAACTCATGTTTGCTCGGACCCTCACCGACGAGTTAGCTGGGATGGTATCCATATGACGCAACGAGCTTACCGGTATATGGCTCAGTGGCTGCTGCGCAACTCCTTCCACGGATTGCTGGAATAG
- the LOC141594990 gene encoding inactive cytochrome P450 76AD1-like — MDYYYTITLSLIVILLATLLLKLKLGKTKLPPGPKPWPIIGNIHMLGDKPHRSVAKLVNKYGPIMSLKLGTVTTIVISSSEVAKEMFLKHDLALSSRMFPDASRETNHDKLSMVWLPVGPKWRNLRKIVMVQLFTNQRLDASQGIRQKKVNDLVEHGRVCCEKGLPVDIGKAGFTTSLNLLSNTLFSMDLASHDSLYSQEFKDLVCHIMEEIAVPNVSDFFPVLRHLDLQGIRKKTRGHFEMMLGIFEKIIDQRVKDKSDGAQNDVLDSLLQPVNDNELSLDDVKHLLMDIFVAGTDTTSNALEWAMTELLRNPGKLAKAQNELDQVVGKNNGPIQESDISKLPYIQAVVKETMRLHPPGPFLIPHKADKDVELCGYIVPKNAQIWVNIWSIGRDSNVWPNALLFSPERFLESEVDMKGRDFELIPFGSGRIGYLKILLTRPQENPPFKYMYRFGDSISDTGNLVIENPIRGGAVPVYPYGESIRRPMCRCSDGLLMVDDFALSFNMPLLTPYLARGGNFSHGANFAVAGSTALDAQTLLKYETFSVF, encoded by the exons ATGGATTATTATTACACCATAACTCTTTCTCTAATTGTAATCTTATTAGCTACTCTCTTACTCAAATTAAAACTCGGCAAAACAAAACTTCCTCCAGGACCAAAACCATGGCCTATAATAGGTAATATTCACATGCTCGGCGACAAGCCTCATCGCTCCGTCGCCAAACTTGTGAATAAGTACGGCCCTATAATGTCTCTCAAGTTAGGAACCGTGACTACCATAGTCATATCATCCTCGGAAGTAGCCAAAGAAATGTTCCTTAAACACGACTTAGCCTTGTCTAGTAGAATGTTTCCGGATGCTTCAAGGGAAACAAACCATGATAAACTTTCCATGGTTTGGCTCCCTGTGGGTCCTAAATGGCGAAACCTTAGGAAGATCGTCATGGTCCAATTATTCACTAACCAACGACTTGATGCCAGTCAAGGTATACGGCAAAAAAAGGTTAATGATTTGGTTGAACATGGGCGAGTGTGTTGTGAAAAAGGGTTGCCTGTTGATATAGGCAAGGCCGGGTTTACGACCTCCTTAAATTTGTTGTCCAACACGTTATTCTCTATGGATTTGGCTAGCCATGACTCTTTATATTCACAGGAGTTTAAGGATCTTGTTTGTCATATAATGGAAGAAATTGCAGTGCCAAATGTATCGGATTTTTTCCCGGTACTTCGGCACTTGGATTTACAAGGGATAAGGAAAAAAACCAGGGGTCATTTCGAAATGATGCTTGGGATATTTGAGAAGATCATTGATCAAAGGGTGAAAGATAAGAGTGATGGTGCACAAAATGATGTGCTAGATAGTCTTCTTCAGCCTGTCAATGATAACGAGTTGAGCCTTGATGATGTCAAACATTTGTTAATG GATATCTTCGTAGCCGGAACAGATACAACCTCAAATGCATTAGAATGGGCGATGACTGAACTATTACGTAACCCAGGAAAATTGGCGAAAGCTCAAAATGAACTAGACCAAGTAGTCGGCAAAAATAACGGACCAATTCAAGAATCGGATATCTCAAAATTACCATATATTCAAGCAGTGGTAAAAGAAACAATGAGGCTACACCCACCAGGTCCATTCTTAATACCTCATAAAGCCGATAAGGATGtcgaactatgtggctatattgTGCCTAAGAATGCCCAAATATGGGTGAATATATGGTCAATTGGCCGTGATTCGAATGTGTGGCCGAATGCTTTGTTGTTTTCGCCTGAAAGATTTCTAGAAAGTGAAGTTGATATGAAAGGAAGAGATTTTGAACTAATACCGTTTGGATCGGGCAGAATCGGATATCTCAAAATTCTA CTCACTCGGCCCCAAGAAAATCCACCTTTTAAGTACATGTATCGGTTTGGGGATTCCATTAGTGACACCGGCAACCTCGTGATCGAGAACCCCATTCGTGGGGGCGCTGTGCCTGTGTACCCTTATGGGGAGTCCATTCGGCGTCCCATGTGCCGTTGCTCAGATGGCCTCCTCATGGTTGACGACTTTGCCCTCTCCTTTAACATGCCTCTCCTAACACCTTACCTTGCCAGAGGCGGCAATTTTAGCCATGGTGCCAACTTTGCTGTCGCAGGGTCCACAGCTTTAGACGCTCAAACCCTGTTGAAGTATGAGACTTTTAGTGTATTCTAG
- the LOC141594991 gene encoding GDSL esterase/lipase At5g03980-like has translation MSDVYPMVPRVVSAITDAARELINLGAKRIFIPGNFPIGCLPVYLATFQTADVTKYDRMHCLKDLNSFARFQNDQLQHAIRALREQHPGVSIVYGDYYSALSWLLENAGHFGFDLARRQTACCGSNVNVYNFNLRNMCGSVGTRVCSDPHRRVSWDGIHMTQRAYRYMAQWLLRNSFHGLLE, from the coding sequence ATGTCTGATGTCTACCCTATGGTCCCAAGGGTGGTCTCCGCCATCACAGATGCTGCTAGAGAACTGATCAATCTCGGTGCAAAGCGGATTTTTATCCCCGGAAATTTCCCCATTGGTTGTTTACCAGTTTATTTAGCCACCTTCCAAACCGCAGATGTTACTAAATATGACAGGATGCACTGCCTCAAAGACTTGAACTCCTTTGCCAGGTTCCAAAACGATCAACTACAACATGCTATCAGGGCTCTTCGAGAACAACACCCCGGTGTGAGTATCGTTTATGGTGACTACTACTCGGCATTGAGTTGGCTTCTCGAGAATGCTGGTCACTTTGGTTTTGACTTAGCCCGACGTCAAACCGCGTGTTGTGGATCTAATGTTAACGTCTATAATTTTAATCTGAGAAACATGTGTGGGAGTGTAGGAACTCGTGTTTGCTCGGACCCTCACCGACGTGTTAGTTGGGATGGCATCCATATGACGCAACGGGCTTACCGGTATATGGCTCAGTGGCTACTGCGGAACTCCTTCCACGGATTGCTGGAATAG
- the LOC141594992 gene encoding acetylajmalan esterase-like: MYQFGDSISDTGNLVIENPIRGGVCARYPYGESIRRPTGRCSDGLLMVDDFALSFNMPLLTPYLARRGNFSHGANFAVAGSTALDAQTLLTMGVQSPGTKSSLSVQLGWFRSHLRDTCLNLA; encoded by the coding sequence ATGTATCAGTTCGGGGATTCCATTAGTGACACCGGCAACCTTGTGATCGAGAACCCCATTCGTGGGGGAGTCTGTGCCAGGTACCCTTACGGGGAGTCCATTCGGCGTCCTACAGGCCGTTGCTCAGATGGCCTCCTCATGGTTGACGACTTTGCCCTCTCCTTTAACATGCCTCTCCTAACCCCTTACCTTGCCAGACGCGGGAATTTTAGCCATGGCGCCAACTTTGCTGTCGCGGGGTCCACAGCTTTAGACGCTCAAACCCTTCTAACCATGGGTGTTCAATCGCCCGGCACCAAAAGTTCCCTGTCTGTACAGCTCGGCTGGTTTAGGTCCCATCTTCGTGATACCTGCTTGAATTTAGCCTGA
- the LOC141596715 gene encoding protein-ribulosamine 3-kinase, chloroplastic-like, producing the protein MVALSPPFTIVSLSSCKCRPTFTPSSASRLFFTKPTSFNIVAMSEDPVLEWILTQGKATQISRTSPVGGGCINLATRYDTDAGPFFVKTNRSVGPGMFEAEALGLQLMYETNTIRVPRPYKVGSLPRGGSYIIMEFVEFGSSKSGQSALGRKLAEMHKAGKSDKGFGFNVENTIGSTPQINTWTSDWISFYAEHRLGYQLKLARDRYGDSSIYEKGQRLAKNLTPLFEDVVIEPCLLHGDLWSGNITYDKNGEPVILDPACYYGHNEAEFGMSWCAGFGPSFYNSYFEVMPKQPGFEKRRDLYLLYHYLNHYNLFGSGYRSSAMSIIEDYIRVLKV; encoded by the exons ATGGTGGCATTGTCTCCTCCATTCACCATTGTTTCACTTTCTTCATGTAAATGCCGTCCTACTTTCACCCCTTCTTCTGCTTCTCGTCTCTTCTTTACTAAACCCACCTCATTTAATA TTGTGGCAATGAGTGAAGACCCAGTTCTTGAATGGATTCTAACACAAGGAAAAGCAACTCAGATTTCTAGAACAAGTCCTGTTGGTGGTGGTTGCATTAATCTCGCCACTCGTTATGATACTGATGCTGGTCCTTTCTTTGTTAAAACTAACAG GAGCGTTGGTCCAGGGATGTTTGAAGCAGAGGCTCTAGGATTACAACTTATGTATGAAACCAATACGATTCGAGTCCCAAGGCCATACAAG GTCGGATCTCTTCCCCGAGGTGGCTCTTACATCATAATGGAGTTTGTAGAATTTGGGTCATCTAAAAGTGGTCAG TCTGCTTTAGGGAGGAAGCTGGCTGAAATGCATAAAGCTGGAAAATCTGACAAAGGCTTTGGTTTTAATGTGGAAAATACAATAGGAAG TACTCCACAGATCAATACATGGACCTCAGATTGGATTTCGTTTTACGCTGAGCACAGGCTGGGTTATCAACTTAAATTGGCACGAGATCGATATGGGGATTCATCTATTTATGAAAAAG GACAAAGGCTCGCAAAGAACTTGACACCACTATTTGAGGATGTTGTGATAGAGCCGTGTTTGCTACATGGAGACTTATGGAGCGGAAATATAACCTATGATAAGAATGGGGAGCCTGTTATTCTTGATCCAGCATGCTATT ATGGACACAATGAAGCAGAATTCGGAATGTCGTGGTGTGCTggttttggaccttcattttacAATTCCTATTTTGAG GTGATGCCTAAACAACCAGGTTTTGAGAAAAGAAGAGATCTTTATTTACTGTACCACTACCTGAATCACTATAACCTTTTCGGCTCTGGCTATCGGTCTTCTGCCATGTCTATAATAGAAGACTACATACGTGTACTAAAGGTTTAG
- the LOC141596716 gene encoding ribosomal RNA small subunit methyltransferase, chloroplastic-like: MVSLLPSFPPNQIPLSSTSKLEHKPSISPKLTKFPNQRKPLFILCSVNSDDYHSTLKALNSKNRFPRKSLGQHYMLNSAINEELVAVANVKDGDFVLEIGPGTGSLTNVLIDAGATVLAIEKDQYMATLVNERFAATNRLTVIQEDFTKCHIRSHMLSLLESKNLTVAETRHAKVVANIPFNISKDVVKQLLPMGDIFSEVVLLLQDEAALRLVESSTRSSEYRPISVFVKFYSDPEYNFKVPRTNFFPQPNVDGAVVTFKLKQPSNYPPVSSSKSFFALVNSAFNGKRKMLRNTLQHICTSSEIEEALTAVGLPATARPEELTLDDFVKLHNSVVDG, from the exons ATGGTGTCACTACTACCATCCTTCCCGCCAAATCAAATACCGTTATCTTcaacctcaaaacttgaacatAAACCTTCAATTTCACCAAAATTAACCAAATTCCCAAATCAAAGAAAACCCTTATTTATACTATGCTCTGTTAACTCAGATGATTACCACTCCACCCTCAAAGCTCTCAATTCCAAAAACCGATTTCCCAGAAAATCTCTTGGCCAG cATTATATGTTGAATTCTGCGATTAATGAGGAGCTTGTTGCGGTTGCGAATGTGAAAGATGGGGATTTTGTGCTTGAGATTGGTCCTGGTACTGGGTCCTTGACAAATGTTCTCATTGATGCTGGTGCAACTGTCCTGGCTATAGAAAAG GATCAGTACATGGCTACCCTTGTCAATGAACGATTTGCTGCAACAAATCGCCTGACG GTCATACAAGAGGACTTTACCAAATGTCATATTCGGTCCCATATGCTGTCTTTGTTGGAAAGTAAAAATTTGACAGTTGCAGAGACGAGGCATGCAAAA GTAGTGGCGAATATTCCTTTCAACATTAGCAAAGATGTGGTGAAGCAACTTCTTCCTATGGGCGACATATTTTCCGAAGTAGTGCTTTTACTTCAG GATGAGGCGGCCCTGCGATTGGTTGAATCGTCTACACGGTCGTCCGAGTACAGACCTATAAGTGTATTTGTAAAATTCTATTCAG ATCCAGAATACAACTTCAAAGTTCCACGCACGAATTTTTTCCCTCAACCCAAT GTTGATGGTGCCGTTGTTACCTTTAAATTGAAGCAACCTTCCAACTATCCCCCTGTTTCATCATCCAAAAGTTTCTTTGCACTG GTTAATTCGGCATTCAACGGAAAGCGCAAAATGTTGAGGAATACACTTCAACATATTTGTACATCATCAGAAATCGAAGAGGCATTAACAGCTGTCGGTCTTCCAGCCACA GCAAGGCCCGAGGAATTAACACTGGACGATTTTGTAAAACTACATAACTCCGTTGTAGATGGCTGA
- the LOC141594276 gene encoding uncharacterized protein LOC141594276, with the protein MSSLEFLMKVETETRLPVVMMSDAFNEHLVMHGLSIGALMFLLKPLCDNDIEQMWQFPIVKQREVLLESRQPLIGSRQLPPVIPNNNPTIFESSNGSQRNGKRKIDDMQRGHCWSVGQTSASNWTQDLRRGFLNIAQHSGVPNASPSAVAQYINVPGVATANSLQRIQMYFSTQHQLQTRMVHPFATSAIPPNPNFIMAHHMGQAPNVNYVQPHNGNYGYYVQAPNGNYGQAPNGNYVQAPNNNHGQAPNGNYVQASNGNYGNYVQAANNNYGQAPNGNYVQTPNGNYVQAPNGNYLQASNGTYGNYVQAPNGNYGQAPNNNYVQAPNGNNGQAPNNNHETIHRAERESALTTFMQNPYSREQLKNIVRGSLSRWAVQYGTRSSDSLPPLASTTVFQGPTVVQMSVPIALANELERFIYAHLNATYAQPRGFMVPLPQRMGGNGEQGPSFLGVLDPQTVLNAITELLNH; encoded by the exons ATGTCCAGTCTCGAGTTTCTGATGAAAGTCGAAACAGAAACGAGGTTGCCAGTCGTAA TGATGTCAGATGCTTTTAACGAGCATCTCGTCATGCACGGTCTGTCAATTGGAGCATTGATGTTTCTACTGAAGCCATTGTGTGATAATGACATAGAGCAGATGTGGCAATTCCCTATTGTCAAACAAAGGGAGGTCCTGCTTGAATCTCGCCAGCCCCTAATAGGATCCCGTCAACTTCCTCCTGTAATTCCGAATAATAATCCAACAATTTTCGAGAGCAGTAATGGGTCCCAAAGGAATGGAAAAAGGAAGATCGACGATATGCAGAGAGGTCATTGCTGGTCTGTGGGACAGACCTCAGCATCCAATTGGACACAGGATCTACGTCGTGGATTTTTAAATATTGCTCAGCATTCGGGAGTTCCCA ATGCCTCTCCTTCAGCGGTAGCTCAGTATATTAACGTCCCTGGTGTCGCTACAGCGAATAGTTTGCAG CGAATTCAGATGTACTTCAGCACACAGCATCAACTGCAGACCCGAATGGTTCATCCTTTTGCAACATCTGCTATTCCTCCAAACCCGAATTTTATAATGGCCCATCATATGGGCCAGGCACCCAACGTCAATTATGTACAGCCACACAACGGCAATTATGGCTATTATGTACAGGCACCCAACGGCAATTATGGCCAGGCACCCAACGGCAACTATGTCCAGGCACCCAACAACAATCATGGCCAGGCACCCAATGGCAATTATGTACAGGCATCCAACGGCAATTATGGCAATTATGTACAGGCAGCCAACAACAATTATGGCCAGGCACCCAACGGCAATTATGTCCAGACACCTAACGGCAATTATGTCCAGGCACCCAATGGCAATTATCTACAGGCATCCAACGGCACTTATGGCAATTATGTACAAGCACCCAACGGCAATTATGGCCAGGCACCCAACAATAATTATGTCCAGGCACCCAACGGCAATAATGGCCAGGCACCCAACAACAATCATGAAACCATACATAGAGCAGAAAGAGAATCAgctttaacaacgtttatgcaGAATCCCTACAGTAGGGAGCAACTGAAGAACATCGTCAGGGGATCCCTATCTAGATGGGCGGTTCAGTATGGAACTCGTTCGAGTGATTCACTACCACCACTGGCATCAACAACTGTTTTCCAAGGACCGACAGTTGTGCAAATGTCAGTGCCGATTGCCCTGGCAAATGAACTTGAGAGATTTATATATGCTCATCTGAATGCTACATATGCACAGCCAAGGGGGTTCATGGTACCATTACCACAGCGTATGGGAGGTAACGGGGAGCAGGGCCCCAGTTTCCTAGGTGTACTCGATCCTCAAACTGTGCTTAATGCTATCACCGAGCTTCTTAATCATTGA